The DNA sequence CGCCGTTTTCGTATACTGGCTGTAATCTTCCGCCGGAGCGGCCGTTTCTTCCTCAAGCAGCGCGCGGATGCTTAAGGAAATGCGGTGCTCGGCCTCGTTGACATCGAGCACTTTCGCTTTCACTTCATCGCCTTCTTTCAGCACTTCATGCGGCGAACCGATGCGGCGGTTGGCAATTTGCGATACGTGGACCAATCCTTCGACGCCCGGGAAAATCTCCACAAACGCGCCAAATGAAGCAAGCCGCTTCACAGTCCCGGTGACGACATCGCCCGGCTTCACTTTTTCGCTGATGCCTTCCCACGGACCCGGAAGCGCCTCTTTGATGGACAATGACAGACGCCCGTTCTCCGGGTCGACGGCCAGCACTTTCACTTTCACCGCATCGCCTTCTTTCACCACCTCGGACGGATGGGCGACACGCGTATGGGAAAGCTGGGAAATATGTACGAGCCCATCAAACCCGCCGACATCGACAAAGACGCCGAAATCGGCAATGCGGCGGACGACGCCCTCGAGCACTTGGCCCGGCTCAATGCGGGAAAGCAGCTCTTTCTGCTGCCGCTCTTGCTCTTCCTCAACAACAGCGCGGTGTGACAAAATGACGCGGTTTTTCTCGCGGTCAAGCTCCACCACTTTGACGGCGAGCGTTTTTCCTTTGTAATCGGAAAAATCTTCAACATAGTGCGGTTCAACAAGCGACGCCGGAATGAAGCCGCGCACGCCGACATCGGCGACAAGCCCGCCTTTGACGATGTCTTTGATGACCGTTTCGAACGCCTCGCCGTTTGCGAACTTGCGCTCAAGCTCTTCCCACGCCCGCTCGGCATCGACTGCCTTTTTCGATAAAATGAGCAGCCCTTCTTCCCCGTCTTTGCCTTCTTCCACTTTTTTGACTTTCGCCGTCACTTCATCCCCAACAGCAACGGCATCGCTCGGCTTCTCGATATGCAAATTCGACAGCTCGCTGATTGGGATGATGCCATTTTGCTTGCTGTTTTCGACTTCGACAAGCACTTGCTTGTCCTCAAGCTTCACCACTTTGCCGCGGACGATATCGCCCACTCCATACACATTCACTTGCACATTCATTTCTTCTGTCATCGTAAAAACCCCTCCTTCATCGACTGGCGATCCTGCCAAAAGCGCGACTCGCGCCGAGGCCGCGGCCGGCTGTCGGCAAAATAAGGACGCTTTTCTAATTAGTATACCATATTTTCTCAATCAAAATGTACTATAATGCTTACTGATGTTGTTCAAGCAGTTGGCGGATATGATCCATAATGTAGTCGGCCGCCTCCTCCGGGCTCGCCTTCCGCGCGCGCAGCGGCGCCATATCAATCGGCGCCCCGTACACGACTTTGAGCGGCACAAACGGCCGGTACGGGCCAATGATCGCACATGGAACGACAGCCGCATCGGTGCGCAAAGCGAAAAAGCCGACGCCGGGCAGCGCCTTTTTCAGCCGGCCATCTTTGCTGCGCGTCCCCTCGGGAAAAATGCCGAGCACTTCGCCTTGTTTCAGCACCTCAAGCCCTATGCGCAACGCCTGGCGGTCGTTCATGCCGCGCTTTACGGGAAACGCGTGCAAGTTTTTGACGAGCGTTTTCACCACCGGAACGCGAAACAATTCTTCTTTCGCCATAAACCGAATCGGCCGCGGCGCCGTAATGCCGACGACCGGCGGATCTAGGTTGCTGATATGGTTGGCGCAAAGAAGCACCGCGCCTTCTTTTGGAAAGCGGTCAACCCCGATCGTTTGAATGCGGTACAAAGGGGTGAGCACTCCTTTGACGATTCCTTTGGCGAAGGAATAAAAATCCACCGTCATCCAATCCTTTCATTGACAACTTCCATAATGCGCGCCGCCACTTCTTCGACCGACAACGACGTCGTGTCGATTTCCACGGCATCCGGCGCCTTGCGCAGCGGCGCCGTTTCCCGCTCCGAGTCAAGGCGGTCGCGGCGGGCGATCTCTTCTTTCAACGTTTCAAAGTCGGACGGAAAGCCGCGGGCGATGTTTTCCTCATGCCGGCGCCGCGCCCGCTCCTCAACCGAAGCTTTTAAGAAAATTTTTACCTCGGCATTCGGCAGCACGTTCGTTCCGATGTCGCGCCCATCCATGACGACGCCGCCGCCTTTGGCCATGGCGCGCTGGCGGGCGACCATCTCCTCGCGCACCAGCGGATGCTGGGCGACGAACGACACCGCATTCGTCACCGCCTCGCCGCGAATGATGTCCGTGACGTCTTCGCCGTTGACAAACACGAGCTGCCCTTGCGGCGAAGGCTGCAGTTCAATATGCGTATGGCGAAGGAGCGACAAGAGTGCTTGCTCATCATGGACATCGACGCCGCATTGGAGCGCCCGGTACGTCAGCGCGCGGTACATC is a window from the Geobacillus stearothermophilus ATCC 12980 genome containing:
- the rpsA gene encoding 30S ribosomal protein S1 gives rise to the protein MTEEMNVQVNVYGVGDIVRGKVVKLEDKQVLVEVENSKQNGIIPISELSNLHIEKPSDAVAVGDEVTAKVKKVEEGKDGEEGLLILSKKAVDAERAWEELERKFANGEAFETVIKDIVKGGLVADVGVRGFIPASLVEPHYVEDFSDYKGKTLAVKVVELDREKNRVILSHRAVVEEEQERQQKELLSRIEPGQVLEGVVRRIADFGVFVDVGGFDGLVHISQLSHTRVAHPSEVVKEGDAVKVKVLAVDPENGRLSLSIKEALPGPWEGISEKVKPGDVVTGTVKRLASFGAFVEIFPGVEGLVHVSQIANRRIGSPHEVLKEGDEVKAKVLDVNEAEHRISLSIRALLEEETAAPAEDYSQYTKTAESRGFQLGEVIGEQLKKLK
- a CDS encoding lysophospholipid acyltransferase family protein, giving the protein MTVDFYSFAKGIVKGVLTPLYRIQTIGVDRFPKEGAVLLCANHISNLDPPVVGITAPRPIRFMAKEELFRVPVVKTLVKNLHAFPVKRGMNDRQALRIGLEVLKQGEVLGIFPEGTRSKDGRLKKALPGVGFFALRTDAAVVPCAIIGPYRPFVPLKVVYGAPIDMAPLRARKASPEEAADYIMDHIRQLLEQHQ
- the cmk gene encoding (d)CMP kinase, which produces MKQRINIAIDGPAAAGKSTVAKLIARRLSYVYIDTGAMYRALTYRALQCGVDVHDEQALLSLLRHTHIELQPSPQGQLVFVNGEDVTDIIRGEAVTNAVSFVAQHPLVREEMVARQRAMAKGGGVVMDGRDIGTNVLPNAEVKIFLKASVEERARRRHEENIARGFPSDFETLKEEIARRDRLDSERETAPLRKAPDAVEIDTTSLSVEEVAARIMEVVNERIG